The genomic window TCTgaatagaaaccaagaaaagaatCTAAGGGTTGTGATTCCTAATCGTCTGGTGTTATTCCAAGATTTCCCCTAAGAATATATTCTTCTAGTCTCTTCTACAGACCTGTTGATTACCCAAAGGCATATGCAGTCCCTGTGGTCTCATCAAGGAAACGTGTTATGTCAACCTCCAGGGACCATCGTTGATGCTAAGAAATTAGTCCTCCATTTTTTCTATCTGGGTCTATAAGAGCATCCACATCTGTGTTGGTTTCCTTCTGGGGCCAGCAGGAAGTCTTCGCCTTTGGGTTTTGGTTAAAGGCTCCTAAAAGCCTCTGGAAGGCTGGGTATTTGGGCCAAATGGGGGGCAGACAGGGGAAGAATGCTGatgctaatttttttattacagtgacctcttttctctaaaatttaaCTACCCTATGACAATTACTCCATTTTACTTTTCCTCTGAGGTGGGGATATATCATGACCCTATCACTTTAGTCAAATCATTGGAAAAATCACACAGCTTTCACAGTGCTTCTGGAAGAAACTACAATCTAATGCATGAAGCCAGTTCAGGGCTTGAGGTCATCCCCTTTCTGGACAAGTTGAGATCTTTGTAACTACATCTATATCATTTCTGGCGCATTTGTCTCACATCTATTTCTACTTATATTAACTGTACAGTCTTCCATAAAATCCGGGTAACAAATCCCAACCTGCAGAAAAAACATTACTATGTGTTCTCCCTAAATTACTGGGGAAATTAAAACCAGGTAAGCCTCATGAttagagaaaattaagaaaactttcTTTTACTTTGGTATAATGtatttgtgagaaataaatttactaTAATAACTTTGAAGCTGAGAAGTTTTCACCAAAGAcaagtattttatttgaaaattaaaatattcataacaaCAATCTATGTTctacacagatttttattttttcccgtctttattttttcccagctTACTAGTTCAATATGCTATTAATTGAAGCAGCCCAGGATTCTCTAGATCACACAGCAGAGTAGATATTTTATCATGTCCACTTAataattttagtctttttttttcttgcttctattATCAAAGAATCAACATGACAAAGGATCTGAATGACGtatacttccttccttctgccgTTCTGCTATTTTCATATTTGTCTCGCTTCCTTTGTTAGGTCACTATTATCCTAGTATCCTCTATTCCAATTATGAGTCTGTCTTTTACAAATCCAGCTTTCTTTATTCTTAGCCATATTAGAGTCAATCCtttcagtttacttttttttttaattactctaGGCACCAGTCTCCTTCCTTCGCTCTCCATTCATCCCTATTGCTATGCACCTTTCTCCTGCAAGCTAATTGCTTGTTATCAATGTTTCCACAAAACTACCAGAAGACAAATATATCCAAAGTTGCCATTTTATTATTCAACAAAATATCTTCCCCGAATCTCCTGGTATTCTACACTACAGAAGACTTTTTCTTTCAGAGAATTCAATGAAAGAGATCAGATTTGACAGTATTTCATAGGATAAGTAAATATTTAGTAGATCCAATTATAACCTAAGTAAAAAGGTAACATCGACACTATGAAGTGACTGAGACTTACAGCACCTTGGTAAGAATATAATATTCAGGGGTGCCAGGgaggcttagttggttgagtgtctgacttcagctcaggtcgtgatctcagggtcctggatttcaagcccttcattgggctccgcGCTCGTGGAGAATGTGCTCCtcgctctgcccttccccctgcatgtgctttctctcaaataaatcaatctttggaaaaaaaaaaagaaagaatatactaTCACTATAGGTCATGATAGGCAGTAGTTTCCCTGTACTTTGTGTTTTTCAAACCGTATCTTGGATACTCAGCCCTGGTTGTCACAGTTCCAGAAGGTCATTGTCGACATTAAGGGTTTGTGGAAGATGGTTATAAGGTGATAACAGACCTGATAACCTTGTTATAGGAAGAATCATTGTAGCAAATTAAACACCTTGGCCTAAAGaaaatttagggtttttttttagcttaaaatatttaaatggctGTCACAGGAAGAGAGATTAGATATGATGTATATTCAATAAAGTTGAAATACTTTGTCTTATGAATGAGGAAGACAATTCCTACTTAGTAAAAAGATGATGATTGTAAATTGGAATTTTCCAACACTGAAGTAATTTGTGTTCCATGTTTGAATAAAGGATGAGGGGCTTAAATGGCCGGGCAGACGCTCTCCTCATCTAGGATGGGTTGCCAGACTTGATGGCTTATCTGTTCCTTAAACTTCCCGACATTCATTGGTTTTCAGAAAATACAGATCAGGTATTCGTTTTATTCTTATCAGGTGCACAGACGATGTGAAAGGAAGACAATGGAAAAATCCAACGACAGCTCAGAGTACGGTTTTATCTTGGTGGGCTTCTCGGACCGCCCCAAGCTCGAGCTGGTGCTCTTCATAGTGAATTTCGTCCTATACTCAGTGGCCGTGCTGGGAAATTCATCCATCATCCTCGTGTGCGTCTTGGACACTCGACTCCACACCCCAATGTACTTCTTTCTGGCCAACCTCTCCTTTCTAGATCTGTGCTTCAGTACTAGTTGCATCCCACAGATGCTGGTGAACCTCTGGGGCCCTGACAAGACCATCAGCTACGCCGGCTGCGTGGTCcagcttttctccttcctttccgtGGGGAGCGTCGAGTGCATCCTCCTGGCCGTGATGGCCTACGATCGCTACGCGGCCGTCTGCAGGCCCCTGCACTATCTGGTCATCATGCACCCCCAGCTGTGCTTACGACTGGTGGCTGTGGCCTGGGGGAGCGGGCTGGTCAATGCCATCGTCATGTCCCCCCTCACAATGACTCTTTCCAGATGTGGCCGGCGCCGGATCAACCACTTCCTCTGCGAAATGCCAGCGCTGATCAAGATGGCTTGTGTGGACGCCCGCGCAGTGGAGATGCTGGCCTTCACCTTCGCCATTCTCATCGTCCTCCTGCCCCTCGCTCTTATTCTCGTCTCCTACGGCTACATCGCCGCCGCGGTGCTGACGATCAAGTCCGCGGCCGGCCGCCGGAAGGCGTTCAACACCTGCAGCTCGCACCTCACCGTGGTCTCCTTGTTCTACGGGAGCATCATCTACATGTACATGCAGCCGGGAAACAGCTCCTCCCAGGACCAAGGCAAGTTCCTCACCCTCTTCTACAACCTGGTAACGCCTATGCTCAACCCACTCATATACACCTTAAGGAATAAAGAGGTAAAAGGGGCGCTGAGAAAGGTTTTGGGGAGGCAGCAATGAGCAgagcaacaaaggcagtcctaggtgaatttttttttcaaataccgCCGTTCACTTTgtgtttataataaaattagCCCATGTGTCAAACCCTTGGGTCTTTAAAAATAGGGATAAATATCCTGAAGTGTATCCAGAGTCAACAGGAACCAACCATAGCCACACGTAATACGGATCTATCTCAGCAAAATAATATTTAGTAAAAAGAATTAAGTCTTAGAAGAACAGTAAGGTGATTTCACAGAGATATAAAATAAACGTGTTAAAGATTTTATGCAACTCAATTAGTGAAGGCATCAGGCACACTTACTTAATaaccagttttaaaaaaaaaaaaagtcaagtgctcctggctggctcagtgggggaCTGaaattcttgatcttagggttgtgagttcgagtcccacaccaagtgtgaagattacttaaaaaaataaaatcttggggcacctgggtggctcaggcggtaagcctctgccttctgctcaggtcctaatcccagagtcctgggacagcgccccacatcaggctccctgctcagagggaaacaTGCTTagccctctctcactccccctgcttgtgttccctctctcactgtctctctctctgtcaaataaatgaataaaatctttcaaaaaagagtttaaaaaataaataaaatcttataaaaatgaaaaaataaaaagaagtcaaaTACCATAAATTCATAACACATGAAGGAATGTTGAAATGAATGTTCGAAAGGAGATAAGAAATTGCTTTTTCTGCTGTGGGTAGAGAAGCCAATCCCTTTTCTACCTGACAGAACTGAATTCACATGTCACTGACAAGAGTTATTTTTGCATTGCTCTCAGTTTAGCTATAATTTACaattgataataatatataatatataatttacacAATCAGAATCCGGTAATGTGTAATTTTCTACTGAAAGATACATTTTCCTTTACAAAGTTAACTGCATATTTTATTTACGTTATAAAAGTAAGTATACAGTCTCAAGCCTCTCAAAGAACGGATGTAGAATTTtcatccaattttttaaaataacaaaactatGGTTTATAGATTCTATGTAAATTACGCAGGTCACACAGAAGACAAGTGGGGTTCAGAAGTGTGTACAAGTCTGAGCCTCTGCTGTTGTCCACTAAGTAACATTGCTTTTGCTCCCCAGTGTATAATGCATGCACAGGTCATCTAATCGTCAGCCCCGGCCCTGTTTTATCTACTTGTTCTGTCATCCCAGCATGCTTGATAGGCGGTAGTCCCTATAGGAGAAT from Meles meles chromosome 5, mMelMel3.1 paternal haplotype, whole genome shotgun sequence includes these protein-coding regions:
- the LOC123942327 gene encoding putative olfactory receptor 2W6 codes for the protein MEKSNDSSEYGFILVGFSDRPKLELVLFIVNFVLYSVAVLGNSSIILVCVLDTRLHTPMYFFLANLSFLDLCFSTSCIPQMLVNLWGPDKTISYAGCVVQLFSFLSVGSVECILLAVMAYDRYAAVCRPLHYLVIMHPQLCLRLVAVAWGSGLVNAIVMSPLTMTLSRCGRRRINHFLCEMPALIKMACVDARAVEMLAFTFAILIVLLPLALILVSYGYIAAAVLTIKSAAGRRKAFNTCSSHLTVVSLFYGSIIYMYMQPGNSSSQDQGKFLTLFYNLVTPMLNPLIYTLRNKEVKGALRKVLGRQQ